The DNA region CCGCATCCTGCTTCACATACAAATACTCGTTCTGATAAGGGCATTGACTGAATATGACCACATTCGCAGCAGGTCTTAGAGCTAGGAAACCATCGGTCAACTAACTCAACCCTAGTCCCAAAAAATGGCTGCTTGTATGTGAGCATTCGCCTAAACTCATACAATCCGAGATTGGCGATCGCATTGGAGAGTTTATGATTAGCCATCATCTGGCTAATATTCAGATCCTCAATCCGAATCCGGTAGTAGTTGCGGCTAATATCGGTAGTGGTTTTTTGTAGAAAGTCTTGGCGAATATTAGCGAGGTGGGCGTGAGTTTTGGCTATCTCTTTAGACACGCAGATTCTCTAAGACTTAGCTTAAATCAGTTATCAGTTATCAGTTATCAGTCCTGAAAGCGTATGGTGGGGGATTTAGACCCGCCACCAACGCATTCCACCTCTTTGTGGGGGACTTAAACCCAGGGATAAATAGATCACTGATAACTGTTTACTGTTCACTGTTCACTGTTAAAAGGGATAGTCAAATATCCCCCTAGACGCTCAAAACAACTACCAGTACGAGAGATATTGCAATTGCGCTTACTTAGAATGCTTTCCGAGTTCA from Nostoc commune NIES-4072 includes:
- a CDS encoding RNA-guided endonuclease InsQ/TnpB family protein produces the protein MSKEIAKTHAHLANIRQDFLQKTTTDISRNYYRIRIEDLNISQMMANHKLSNAIANLGLYEFRRMLTYKQPFFGTRVELVDRWFPSSKTCCECGHIQSMPLSERVFVCEAGCGNIRDRDENASINLRDAPFDKIRLA